A window of Apium graveolens cultivar Ventura chromosome 8, ASM990537v1, whole genome shotgun sequence contains these coding sequences:
- the LOC141677648 gene encoding CENP-B homolog protein 2-like, with the protein MIEWYTTDTYNINFVLQYTPMSSHHLKGVKKSAITDKIRSAICEYKKENPGVSQKDLQAWVHQKYDLDISQSTISNTLKRASEYLSDERKQSDVKKYKSAKYPELEKVLFEWFLQRQDKVNMSGEIIQEKGKELMKKMYGESNSDFSFSSGWLERFKARYGIKSYRRFGESGSVMMENIENALPGIRSKLDQFQLKDIYNMDETGLFYRLEADHSLATKQLEGRKKDKERITVVVCCNGDGSDKVPLWIIGKYANPRCFKNVNINNLNCVYRFNKKAWMTGLLFQEFVTWFDSKMNGRKVLLIVDNCPAHPKIVEGLRNTELFFLPPNTTSKIQPCDAGIIRAFKVHYRRRLYSSMLQSLEVNATNPEKVNILNAISFANMALNNYLLQHEQNIPGVIFALHKVKDEINFGFGGKKKQATIDSYFNKN; encoded by the coding sequence ATGATAGAATGGTACACTACAGACACATACAATATCAACTTTGTTTTACAGTATACACCAATGTCTTCGCATCATCTAAAAGGAGTGAAAAAATCAGCAATCACAGATAAGATAAGGAGTGCTATTTGTGAATATAAAAAGGAGAATCCAGGTGTAAGCCAGAAAGATTTACAAGCATGGGTACATCAAAAATATGACTTAGATATCAGTCAATCAACTATATCAAACACACTCAAGAGAGCCTCGGAATACTTGTCCGACGAGAGGAAACAAAGTGATGTCAAAAAATACAAATCAGCAAAATATCCAGAGTTAGAGAAAGTTTTGTTTGAGTGGTTTCTTCAAAGGCAAGATAAAGTTAATATGTCTGGAGAAATCATTCAAGAAAAAGGAAAGGAGCTAATGAAGAAAATGTATGGGGAAAGTAATTCCGATTTTAGCTTTTCCAGTGGATGGTTAGAACGTTTCAAGGCAAGATATGGAATCAAATCTTATCGGCGTTTTGGTGAAAGTGGTTCAGTGATGATGGAGAACATTGAAAATGCATTGCCAGGCATCCGATCAAAATTGGATCAATTTCAGTTGAAAGATATTTATAACATGGATGAAACGGGATTATTCTATCGACTTGAAGCTGACCATTCACTAGCTACCAAACAGCTAGAGGGCCGCAAAAAAGATAAAGAGAGAATCACTGTAGTTGTGTGTTGCAACGGTGATGGGTCTGACAAAGTTCCACTTTGGATCATTGGTAAGTACGCCAATCCTAGGTGCTTTAAAAATGTGAATATAAACAATCTTAATTGTGTGTATCGTTTTAACAAGAAGGCTTGGATGACTGGCTTGCTTTTTCAAGAATTTGTTACTTGGTTTGATAGTAAAATGAATGGCAGGAAGGTACTTTTGATTGTTGACAATTGTCCTGCTCATCCAAAAATAGTTGAAGGCTTGAGAAATACAGAGTTGTTCTTTCTACCTCCTAACACAACATCTAAGATTCAACCATGCGATGCTGGAATTATTCGAGCATTTAAAGTTCACTATCGGCGTCGTCTATATTCTAGCATGTTGCAAAGTCTTGAAGTTAATGCAACAAATCCTGAAAAAGTTAATATCTTGAATGCTATTAGTTTTGCTAACATGGCTTTGAACAATTACTTGTTACAACACGAGCAAAACATACCAGGAGTTATTTTTGCTTTACATAAAGTCAAGGACGAGATTAATTTTGGCTTTGGTGGAAAGAAGAAACAAGCTACAATAGattcatattttaataagaattaa
- the LOC141677645 gene encoding protein NODULATION SIGNALING PATHWAY 2-like: protein MFEPEMLQPSLLYSDNLTSLPYDEVRQYAFEFDAHNIGSQDFSSLDTTPQSSPDFSFSIQDLEYICSHEYMDVQVDQPSVTLSTGDVSTDFEERNVIFTAEIDNMLLYSMEGEESFTDVQQSTLDIVDAWDLNLSMDATDFLMDLPNEGMEIDNQVTLIQPSVNLPIEGTENDIRLILFHLVMAYGQAIENGHKELARAIVKHMNQTVSLVGNVMERLLHYSFSLDLKSDYLKLECKKNFYAAYMAFYQIFPYGKFAHFAANSEILKAIQNTAKIIHIYDFDLGDGLQWCSMIEALGHQQRELRLTAIKWSDQGESTCIPQEWKFEETKRRLHDHSSSCNLNLKVDEMTLQDFIELKKIKRGGDDEEWRAFNCMTSLAHMGRARSRKDVTEFLRGAKEILKHTCSEGIITFGDGDAWEKQKMSSNFTTFLDGHLMHYQALLESIEFTFPVHLKEARTLMECLFVAPFTSSHAQIQKWEETTECCHLESAALFGLEGWKVSNESLIEAKEMIKEGESQYGVKIIGNCNNQLVLDWRGTQLVKVSCWQS, encoded by the coding sequence ATGTTTGAACCTGAAATGCTTCAACCCTCATTGTTATATTCTGATAATTTAACTTCATTGCCTTATGATGAAGTTAGACAATATGCATTCGAGTTTGATGCCCATAATATCGGAAGCCAAGATTTTTCTTCTCTGGATACAACTCCACAGTCCTCCCCTGACTTTTCTTTCTCAATCCAAGATCTTGAATACATATGCTCACATGAGTATATGGATGTTCAAGTTGATCAGCCAAGTGTCACGTTGTCAACTGGTGATGTTTCAACAGATTTTGAAGAACGAAATGTTATATTTACTGCTGAGATTGATAACATGCTTCTGTATTCGATGGAAGGTGAAGAAAGTTTCACTGATGTTCAGCAATCAACACTTGATATAGTAGATGCATGGGACCTCAACCTTTCCATGGATGCAACTGATTTTTTAATGGACTTGCCTAATGAGGGGATGGAGATTGATAATCAAGTGACGTTAATCCAACCGTCAGTAAACTTGCCTATTGAGGGGACAGAGAATGATATTCGACTGATTTTATTTCATCTAGTCATGGCATATGGACAAGCCATTGAGAATGGACATAAAGAGCTTGCAAGGGCGATTGTTAAACACATGAATCAAACAGTCAGCCTTGTTGGTAATGTTATGGAGCGGTTATTGCATTACTCATTTTCACTGGACCTGAAATCAGACTATCTTAAGCTGGAGTGCAAGAAAAACTTCTATGCAGCTTACATGGCATTCTATCAAATATTCCCCTATGGGAAGTTTGCTCACTTTGCAGCTAATTCAGAAATCCTAAAGGCTATCCAGAATACTGCGAAGATCATCCATATATATGACTTTGATTTAGGAGATGGCTTGCAATGGTGTTCGATGATTGAGGCCCTTGGGCATCAGCAGAGGGAACTCAGGTTGACAGCAATAAAATGGAGTGATCAGGGAGAATCTACCTGCATTCCTCAAGAATGGAAGTTCGAGGAGACAAAGAGACGACTTCATGATCATTCAAGCTCTTGTAATCTGAACTTGAAGGTGGATGAGATGACACTGCAGGATTTTATTGAACTAAAGAAAATAAAGAGAGGGGGTGATGATGAAGAATGGCGCGCCTTCAATTGCATGACAAGCCTTGCTCACATGGGAAGAGCACGAAGTAGGAAAGACGTTACTGAATTTTTAAGGGGGGCTAAAGAAATTTTAAAGCATACATGTTCTGAAGGCATTATAACATTTGGTGATGGGGATGCTTGGGAAAAACAGAAAATGTCCTCTAATTTCACTACATTTTTGGATGGGCATTTGATGCATTACCAAGCTTTGCTAGAATCTATCGAGTTCACATTCCCGGTCCATCTAAAAGAAGCAAGAACTTTGATGGAATGTCTATTCGTGGCGCCCTTCACCTCTTCTCATGCACAGATTCAGAAATGGGAAGAAACAACAGAATGCTGTCATCTTGAATCAGCAGCATTGTTTGGATTAGAGGGTTGGAAAGTGAGCAACGAGAGCTTAATCGAAGCCAAAGAAATGATCAAAGAAGGGGAAAGTCAATATGGCGTAAAAATTATAGGCAACTGTAACAATCAGCTGGTCTTGGACTGGAGAGGAACTCAACTGGTAAAAGTCTCTTGCTGGCAAAGCTAA
- the LOC141677646 gene encoding uncharacterized protein LOC141677646, with product MEKKSSCPRKLDLNAPFLSTRRIELPRLSTRRPSWDTCHRVPFSWEQTPGKPKGGLKTYDEEHVDVLPPKLPPCRWHPPAELAVDTPKDSSVGDTNNDQDCRFNEGDFSDAIDIFSLSESVDFFDRNVDDFGTRESSATQSPSFIIQRYLSDAKALAAASSAVIPASTSNNYQSLRTVGQSYSSPKSCGLDIFFPWRMKHKLCGVKAPVNPTRRKHSCSLAQTQFDSCRY from the coding sequence ATGGAGAAAAAATCATCATGTCCTAGAAAACTAGATTTAAACGCGCCATTTCTCTCCACACGACGAATAGAATTGCCTCGTTTAAGCACACGACGCCCCTCGTGGGATACGTGCCACAGGGTACCATTTTCATGGGAGCAAACACCAGGTAAGCCCAAGGGTGGCCTAAAAACTTACGATGAAGAACACGTTGATGTGTTGCCTCCGAAACTCCCTCCCTGCAGATGGCATCCTCCAGCAGAACTAGCAGTTGACACTCCAAAAGATAGCAGTGTTGGTGACACAAATAATGATCAGGACTGTAGATTTAATGAAGGAGATTTCTCGGATGCTATTGATATTTTTTCTTTATCAGAATCAGTCGACTTTTTTGACAGAAATGTAGATGATTTTGGTACTAGAGAGTCCAGTGCTACTCAGTCTCCTAGTTTCATAATTCAACGATATCTTTCGGATGCAAAAGCATTGGCTGCTGCATCATCTGCTGTTATTCCAGCTTCTACGAGCAATAATTATCAGAGTTTACGTACAGTTGGACAATCTTACTCATCACCTAAGAGCTGCGGTTTGGACATATTCTTCCCCTGGCGGATGAAGCATAAATTGTGTGGCGTAAAGGCCCCGGTGAACCCTACAAGAAGAAAACATAGCTGTTCATTAGCTCAAACTCAGTTTGATTCTTGCCGCTACTGA
- the LOC141677697 gene encoding BAG family molecular chaperone regulator 4-like, translating to MSFRGSEARSNSIMNVEVSYGGTWLDLAVTSYATFGDLKKIIAKKTGLAPESQKLFFRGIEERDEECMKMAGLKNNSKLLLRNSARNRVEEVSTSNDRKEEVKVTQISQGSELVAEVKEDNDNLAAQVSALETVICDGHKVLENDINFVMEMLERQLLKLDEIKAEGEGKVQRKMEVCRVQSLLDTADDLKRRNSGSNAMSSDDRASVRYTYSKRTKMDV from the exons ATGAGTTTTCGAGGAAGCGAAGCTAGGTCGAACAGCATAATGAATGTAGAGGTCTCTTATGGAGGCACCTGGTTGGACCTCGCTGTCACTTCTTATGCCACTTTCG GGGATTTGAAAAAGATCATTGCCAAAAAAACTGGTTTGGCGCCTGAGAGCCAAAAGCTGTTCTTCAGAGGTATCGAGGAAAGAGATGAAGAATGTATGAAAATGGCAGGATTGAAGAACAATTCAAAGCTGTTGCTCAGGAACTCAGCTAGAAATAGGGTCGAAGAGGTTTCAACTAGCAATGATAGGAAAGAAGAGGTGAAGGTGACTCAAATATCACAAGGTTCTGAGCTTGTTGCTGAAGTCAAAGAAGACAATGATAATCTAGCAGCACAG GTCAGTGCATTAGAAACGGTAATATGTGATGGACACAAGGTTCTTGAGAATGATATTAATTTTGTAATGGAGATGCTCGAAAGACAGTTGCTGAAATTGGATGAAATCAAAGCCGAAGGAGAAGGGAAAGTTCAGCGGAAGATGGAG GTGTGCCGTGTCCAAAGTCTCTTGGATACAGCGGATGATCTCAAGAGGAGGAACTCGGGCTCAAATGCTATGAGCAGTGATGATAGAGCCTCAGTCAGATACACATACTCTAAACGTACTAAAATGGATGTCTAG
- the LOC141677696 gene encoding ammonium transporter 2-like, producing the protein MATPGAYQEHLPAVPAWLNKGDNAWQLTAATLVGLQSMPGLVIIYASIVKKKWAVNSAFMALYAFAMVLLCWVLVCYRMAFGDKLLPFWGKGAPALGQKYLLGQAKVPESTHYYKNGTLETPTIEPFYPMATLVYFQFQFAAITMILLAGSVLARMNIRAWMAFVPLWLIFSYTVGAFSLWGGGFLFHWGVIDYSGGYVIHLSSGIAGLVAAYWVGPRSKLDRERFPPNNVLLMLCGAGLLWMGWSGFNGGAPYAANIASSIAVLNTNICAATSLLVWTCLDVFYFGKPSVVGAVQGMMTGLVCITPAAGLVQSWAAIVMGILSGSVPWYTMMILHKKSILLQQVDDTLGVFHTHAVAGLLGGLLTGLLAEPDLCRLILPVTESRGAFYGGKGGVQFLKQLVAALFVIGWNIISTTIILLVIKVFIPLRMPDEQLNIGDDAAHGEEAYALWGDGERYDPSKHGNWNGSVFTEQSTPTAYGNGLAAARGVTINL; encoded by the exons ATGGCAACTCCAGGAGCATACCAAGAACATTTACCAGCAGTACCTGCATGGCTTAACAAAGGAGACAATGCATGGCAATTAACCGCAGCAACGCTAGTTGGACTGCAAAGCATGCCTGGTTTAGTCATAATTTACGCGAGCATTGTCAAGAAAAAATGGGCTGTTAACTCTGCATTCATGGCTCTTTACGCCTTTGCTATGGTACTCCTCTGTTGGGTACTTGTTTGTTACCGAATGGCATTCGGTGACAAGCTTTTGCCCTTCTGGGGCAAAGGCGCGCCTGCTTTAGGCCAAAAATATCTTCTTGGCCAGGCTAAAGTGCCCGAAAGCACACATTATTATAAGAATGGTACGTTAGAGACCCCGACTATCGAGCCATTCTATCCCATGGCCACCCTGGTTTATTTTCAGTTCCAGTTTGCTGCGATCACCATGATTTTACTAGCGGGATCAGTGCTTGCACGGATGAACATTCGTGCCTGGATGGCTTTTGTGCCGCTTTGGCTCATTTTTTCGTATACGGTTGGTGCGTTTAGTCTTTGGGGCGGTGGCTTTCTTTTTCACTGGGGCGTTATTGATTACTCTGGTGGCTATGTCATTCATCTTTCTTCCGGGATCGCGGGTTTAGTAGCTGCTTATTGG GTTGGACCGAGGAGTAAACTTGACAGAGAAAGGTTTCCACCGAACAATGTGTTACTAATGCTTTGTGGAGCAGGGCTCCTATGGATGGGCTGGTCAGGTTTCAACGGTGGAGCGCCTTATGCAGCTAACATAGCCTCATCTATAGCTGTACTAAACACAAATATTTGCGCTGCAACAAGCCTTCTTGTGTGGACATGTCTCGATGTTTTCTACTTCGGAAAGCCATCGGTTGTTGGAGCTGTTCAAGGCATGATGACAGGCCTCGTATGCATCACTCCTGCAGCAG GTTTGGTTCAATCTTGGGCTGCAATAGTGATGGGAATACTTTCTGGTAGTGTTCCATGGTACACAATGATGATTCTTCATAAAAAGTCTATTTTGCTACAGCAG GTGGATGACACACTAGGAGTGTTTCACACACATGCAGTTGCTGGCCTGTTGGGTGGACTTCTAACTGGACTACTAGCTGAACCAGATCTCTGCAGGCTCATATTACCTGTCACAGAATCAAGGGGTGCATTTTATGGTGGAAAAGGAGGAGTGCAGTTTCTAAAACAATTGGTAGCAGCATTATTTGTGATTGGCTGGAACATCATATCGACAACCATTATTCTTTTGGTCATAAAAGTGTTCATACCTTTACGAATGCCTGATGAGCAACTCAATATTGGCGATGATGCAGCTCACGGGGAAGAAGCATATGCCCTTTGGGGTGATGGAGAAAGGTATGATCCTTCCAAACACGGAAACTGGAATGGATCAGTGTTTACAGAACAATCCACACCTACAGCATATGGTAATGGCTTAGCTGCTGCTAGAGGAGTAACCATCAACTTGTAA